Within Planctomycetota bacterium, the genomic segment AGCGTCTCGCCCAGTTCGTTCACGTCCCGCACCAGGTAGTTGTGCTTGGTGACGGGGCGCGTGATGCCCGTGATGTCCGCCTCCTGAAACGCGTCGTTGCCGATCAGGTGCGTCTTGACCTGCCCCGTGATGGCCACAAGAGGGACCGAGTCGAAGTTCGCCGTCGCCAGGGCCGTCACGAGGTTCGTCGCCCCGGGGCCGGAGGTGGCGAGGCAGACGCCGACCTTGCCGGTGGCGCGGGCGTACC encodes:
- a CDS encoding thiamine pyrophosphate-binding protein, whose product is MSSRSGAHVLLEVLKSEGVEILFGIPGGSVIPILDALYDEKELRFVLMRHEQGAGHAADGYARATGKVGVCLATSGPGATNLVTALATANFDSVPLVAITGQVKTHLIGNDAFQEADITGITRPVTKHNYLVRDVNELGETL